One Danio aesculapii chromosome 13, fDanAes4.1, whole genome shotgun sequence DNA window includes the following coding sequences:
- the gpr137ba gene encoding G protein-coupled receptor 137Ba has translation MQKDSLPTLSPAVPPYVKLGLTVAYTIFYCLLFVFVYVQLWLVLRYRHKRFSYQTVFLFLCLLWAALRALLFSFYFNNCVTANTLGPFCFWLLYCFPVCLQFFTLSLMNLYFAQVIFKAKSKYSPELQKYRLPLYLLFLSISLLFLLVNLTCALLVKINRANTETVVLVRVTVNDSLFVLCAVSLSLCLYRIAKMSLANIYLEAKGTSVCQVTLIGVTVVLLYSSRACYNLVVLALTKIKSINSFDYDWYNVSDQADLKSTLGDAGYVVFGVILFVWELLPTSLVVYFFRVRKPTLDRSASVIPGHMFSSRAYFFDNPRRYDSDDDLAWSIIPQNIQASYTSDSYDWSCRNNSFTAYTEAEEPHLAPEELNPY, from the exons ATGCAGAAAGACTCTCTGCCGACTCTGAGTCCCGCTGTGCCGCCGTATGTGAAGCTGGGCCTGACGGTGGCCTATACTATCTTCTACTGTCtgctttttgtgtttgtttatgtgcagTTGTGGTTGGTTTTGCGTTACCGGCACAAACGTTTCAGCTATCAGACGGTGTTTCTGTTTCTGTGTCTGCTCTGGGCGGCTCTACGGGCGCTGcttttctcattttatttcaacaattgtgtGACTGCGAACACACTCGGACCTTTCTGCTTCTGGCTGCTCTACTGTTTCCCTGTGTGTCTGCAGTTCTTCACACTCAGCCTCATGAATCTGTACTTCGCACAG GTCATTTTCAAGGCCAAGTCCAAATATTCGCCAGAACTTCAGAAATACAG GCTCCCGCTCTACCTGCTGTTCCTATCCATCAGTCTGCTGTTCCTGCTGGTCAATCTGACCTGTGCTCTGCTGGTGAAGATAAACAGAGCCAACACTGAGACTGTGGTTCTGGTGCGAGTGACCGTCAATGACTCTCTCTTCGTCCTCTGCGCCGTCTCACTCTCGCTCTGCCTCTACAGGATCGCCAAGATGTCTCTGGCCAACATCTACCTGGAGGCCAAG GGCACATCTGTATGTCAAGTGACATTAATTGGGGTGACGGTGGTCCTGCTGTACTCATCCCGCGCCTGTTATAACCTGGTAGTATTGGCACTGACAAAAATCAAGAGCATCAACTCCTTCGACTACGACTGGTACAACGTATCAGACCAA GCAGATCTAAAGTCGACGCTGGGCGATGCTGGATATGTGGTTTTTGGGGTGATTCTGTTTGTTTGGGAGCTGCTGCCCACGTCTCTGGTGGTTTACTTTTTCAGAGTCCGTAAACCCACTCTGGATCGG AGTGCGTCAGTGATCCCTGGTCACATGTTCTCATCTAGAGCGTATTTCTTTGACAACCCGCGGCGTTACGACAGCGATGATGACCTCGCCTGGAGCATCATCCCACAAAACATTCAAGCCAG TTATACGTCAGACAGTTATGACTGGAGCTGTCGAAACAACAGCTTCACCGCCTACACTGAAGCGGAAGAGCCTCATTTAGCCCCAGAAGAGCTAAATCCATACTAG